The following nucleotide sequence is from Myxosarcina sp. GI1.
TTTACTTCTAAATGACAACCCAAAATTGCCTGCAAATAACTTACTTCGATTTCCGAGCGAATATTAATTCCTTCCCTAACAAATTCGCTGTCGGATTCGATAAATAAATAAACATATAAATCACCAGGAGTACCACTACGATTTCCTGCATCTCCTTCTCCCGAAACTCTCAATCGCGTACCGTTGTCTACTCCTGGTGGAATAGTAATTTTTAGCTTTTTAGTTTTTTGTTGGCGACCAGCACCGTTACAGGTATCGCATTTTTCTTCAATTACCTCTCCCGTACCATTACAGCTAGGACAAACGGAAACTTGAGCAAAGCTACCAAATGGCGTACGAGTAGCTCGGCGCACCTGTCCAGCACCATTACAGGTACTACAGGTATTGACTCCCGTTCCAGGTTTAGCTCCCGTACCGTTGCATACCTGACATGTTTCCAAATGGGGAATGCGAATTTGCTTTTCACCACCAAATACTGCTTCGCGAAATTCTAATCTTAAATCTAATCTAAGATCGTCGCCTCTAGTTGGACCGCTACGCCGACGCGATTGAGTTCCGCCAGTACCTACACCGCCACCAAAACCGCTAAAAATAGTCTCAAAGATATCGGCAAATCCGCCCATGTCACCATACTCAAAGCCAGAAGCTCCTGCCCCAGAGGACACACCAGCTTCTCCAAAGCGATCGTATCGCGCACGGGTTTCTGGTTCGGATAGGACTTCGTAGGCGCGGTTAATTTCTTTGAATTTTTCTTCTGCTCCCGACTCTTTATTGACATCAGGATGATATTTTCGAGCCAGACGACGATAGGCACGCTTTAGCTCTTCTTTGTCTGCATCGCGGGATACGCCCAGGATTTGATAGTAGTCCCCTGCCATAAACTCTGAATATTTTATATAATTTGTTAATGTACCTTGTACTTTAGCAAAATCAGAACCATAATACCTAGTTCGGTTACTACGAAGAATTAGTCTACAGTTTCGTAATCATCAAACACAGTTTCATTACTGTTTGAATTGCCTTCACCACCATTAAACTTGTCATTTTCAGGTACGCTAACTAGTGCTTTGATGTCGTCTTTCTCTAACATATCGATTTCTGCATTAGCATTAAAGATATTATTTTTTGGCTCGAAGTCAGTATTCTGATATAAGTCTGTACCTATTTCTAGTAAAGTTTCGCGGATTTGCTCTAAAATATTTTCAACTTGAGCGATACTGACATTAGGGTTTTGACAGGCAAGTTTAAATTCCGATTTGAGCTTGGCAATTTTAGCTTGAAGATCGTCGCGAACCAGGTTTTGCTGTTCGTTAAAAGTAGATTCGTAATCGTAAATCAAATTGTCAGCCTGATTTTGTAATCGAACGACTTCTAGACGGCGATGGTCTTGTTCTGCATATTTTTCGGCTTCCAAGCGCATTCGCTCTACTTCGTTAGAACTTAAACCACCAGTGTTGCTAATGGTAACACTTTGTTGTTTGCTAGTTCCTTTATCTCGAGCGGAAACCTGTAAAATACCGTTAACATCAATTTCAAAGGCTACTTCGATTTGCGGTATCCCTCTAGGAGCAACTGGAATGCCTGTCAAGAGAAACTTACCCAAACTTTTATTGTCTTTAGCCAAGGCTCTTTCACCTTGTAACACATGAATTTCAACAGTTGTTTGTCCATCAGTTGCCGTAGAAAAGATTTGAGACTTAGTGGTTGGTACGGTGGTGTTGCGTTCGATAATTTTGGTAAATACTTCTCCCAAAGTTTCAATGCCCAGAGATAGGGGAGTAATGTCGAGCAGTAAAACGTCTTCGACTTCTCCCGCTAATACACCTCCTTGAATAGCTGCCCCCAAAGCAACAGCTTCATCTGGGTTAACAGAGCGATCTAACTGTACCGATTTAAAAATAGCTTGAATTGCCTGTTGAACTGCGGGAATACGAGTAGAACCTCCTACCAAAATAATACGGTCTATATCGCTAGGTTTTGTTTCTGCATCTTTAAGTGCTAATTTAACTGGTTCTAAGGTTTTTTGTACTAAAGGCTTTGATAGTTCTTCAAATTTTGCTCGACTCAGCTCCATTTCCAAATGCTTGGGACCAGTTTCGTCGGCAGTGATAAAAGGCAGGTTAATTGTAGTAATTTCTGTGACAGACAGTTCTATTTTAGCTTTTTCTGCAGCTTCGCGCATTCTTTGCAAAGCCATTCTGTCACTTCTCAAATCTATTTTTTCTCGAGCGTAAAAGGTTTTAATCAACCAGCGAACAATCACGTTGTCAAAATCATCTCCACCTAAATGATTATTACCAGAGGTGGCTTTGACTTCAAACACACCATTACCAAGCTGAAGAATTGAAACGTCAAAAGTTCCACCACCAAGATCGAAAACAAGAATAAGTTCTTCTCGCTCTGGTTTATCCAAACCATAGGCTAGTGCTGCTGCCGTTGGTTCATTAATGATGCGCAACACTTCTAAACCTGCAATAACACCCGCATCTTTTGTAGCCTGTCTTTGAGCATCTGTAAAATAAGCAGGTACGGTAATAACGGCTTGAGTTACAGGTTCTCCCAGGAAATTCTCGGCATCACTTTTAAGCTTTTGTAGAACCAAAGCCGAAATTTCCTGTGGTGTGTATTGACGATCTTTAATCCGAACATCTACCGTATTGTCTCGACCTGGAACACATGTGTAAGGAATTCTAGAACGTTCTTCTTCAGTGTCTTCCCAACGACGACCGATAAAACGCTTGATACTGTGAATAGTGTTTTGGGCATTGGTTACCGATTGTCTTTTTGCCAATTGTCCGACTAATCTACTGTTGTTTTTTCCAAAAGCAACCATACTGGGAGTTGTGCGGCTGCCTTCAGAATTAGCAATGACAATTGGCTTTCCACCTTCCAACACCGAAACACAGCTATTAGTGGTTCCTAAGTCTATTCCGATAACTTTTGCCATAACTTTTAGGCATTAATGTCGCTCGTGTTTGTTATAAAACATAGAGAGATTAAAACTAACGACAATATCTAGAGAAATATCTCTAGATTGAGTCGTTTCAACTGCTACAATAGTCAACTGCCGCTAGCTATGACAGAATACTAGTTCAAGACTCCGTACTATCTAACTGTTCTATTTCTTCTATGTTTTCCTCTTCCGAGGTTATCACGGGTTCTTTAGGAACAGCAACCTTAACCATGGCATGGCGTAAAATTGTATCGCCCAGAACATATCCCCGCATCAACTGTTCTAATACTGTGCCTTCAGGATATTCATCAGTTGCTTCACGTAACATTGCTTCATGATACTGAGGATCGAATTGTTCGCCTTCGGGACGCATTGCCGAAACGCCCAAGCGTTTCAAACAATCTACCAAAGTTTTATATACACCCTGATAGCTGCTATGAATAGCTTTTTCTCCTTCGTTGCCTGGTTTTAACTGAGTTCTGGCACGTTCAAAATTATCGATCGCAGGTAAAAGTTCGACAATGACATTTTTCTTAATTTGTTGCTCGAAGCTTTCTTTTTCATTATTAGTTCGGCGGCGAAAATTTTCAAAATCAGCGGCTAGTCTAGTAGATTGAGCTTTGAGATTATTTATCTGTTGAAGTTGCCGCTCGAATTGTTCGGTCTTTTCGTCTAAAAGCCGTTTGAGGTTGGCATTTTCTGCCTGAAAAGCAGCGATTATACTTTCGTTTTCTTCTAAAGAATTATTAAGCTCGCTTTCACTGCCTGTGGAGGAATCTACAGATTCATTGCCTTTTTTTTCTGCTTCTGGCGAACTCAATTGTTCCGACACTACATTCATATCGCTCGGAGTTGTTACCGATTGTTCGGTTTCAAATTCACTATGGTCTTGTTCTGTTGGTGAAGTATTGGCAATATTATTAGTTTCTGGTTGTTTCTGCTCTTCAATCATAGGATGTTTGTCTTACGGTACAAAATGTCGAGATATTGCACTAGTACAAAAAACTAGCTCTGTAGTTTTATCGAGATATTAAATAATTTAGTGCTGAGTTGACCTATTAATTAACTTAAGTTTATCGCTTATCAAATGTAACATCTTATGGAATTGAGCGATTATCTACGGTCGGTAATCATCACTTCGCTATATCTTTTTTTTATTTCAATCTCTACTACCAAGATAGATCTTGAGTCTATTGAAAATTTTCGCTCTTGGTTGGGGAATACTAAAAAATGTCAGGAAATATTGTAATTGTTTATGACTTATTCTGCTGCTAGATCTACTAATTCTAAAACCACCAGTTCTAAACGAACGCGGGCGCTTGCCCTGCGTAACTCTTTTTCTCCTTTTGGTAATAAGTTAGTAGAAAGAGGGGTTGTCGATCGCGAGGTAATGCAGAAGGCTTTATTAGAAAGCCGTAAAACCGATCGCTCTTTAGTAGATATTATCGAATCGGCTACGGGCAAGCAGCTACCGCCAGATTTAGTAGTTCAGCATAAGAAACATCATTTGTTCGAGCTAAAAGTTCTTTATGGTGTAGAATCACTAGATCCAGAAATCGAGTCAGATAACTTCAACGCTCATCAAATGACGGAATTGATTGATTCATTAATTCCGTTAGATTTATGTCGTCGCTATCGTTTTATTCCTCTAGAAAAAAAAGAGGGTGAGCCACCAGTGTTAGTGGTGGCAATGGTCGATCCTGAAAATTTGGAAGCTCAAGACGATCTCAATCGAATTTTACGTCCCAAGGGGATAGAAGTTCAAAGAAGGGTAATCACTCAATCGGACTATCAAAAGCTAATCGATCGCTTTCTTGACGAACAGGTAAAAAAAGAAACCACCAAAAAACAACAGGTTAATGTCGATGTTTCTCTCGATCTAGACAACATGGATTTTAATCTGGAAGAAACTGACGAGGAGGTAGCTGACGACCTGGGTGCAGTCAATGAAGCACAAGCTGCACCAATTATTACTCTGGTGAACAAAATTTTGGCAAAAGCTTTACAGGAAGGAATTTCGGATATCCACATCGAACCGCAAGAAGAGTTTCTCAAAGTCCGTTTTCGTAAAGATGGTGTTTTGCAGCAGCCATTCGACCCCATGCCGAAGAAAATTATCCCTGCGGTAGTGGCTCGGTTTAAAATTATGGCTGACTTGGATATTGCCGAAAAAAGGCTGCCTCAAGATGGTAAGATTCGGCGGATGTTTCAGGGGCGTAAAGTAGACTTTCGGGTCAATACTCTGCCTAGTCGCTACGGAGAAAAAGTCGTACTGCGGATTTTAGATAACTCGGCAACCCAGTTGGGGTTAGATAAATTAATTTCTCACGAACCAACATTAGAGTTAGTGCGAGATATGGCAAGCCGTCCCTTTGGTTTAATTTTAGTGACGGGACCTACTGGGTCTGGTAAATCGACTACGCTTTATTCGGTACTAGCCGAAAGAAACAATCCAGGGATTAATATTAGTACTGCTGAAGACCCCATTGAGTATTCTTTGGACGGTATTACTCAAGTGCAGGTGATTCGCGAAAAAGGGATGAACTTTGCCTCTATTCTCAGAGCTTTCTTGCGGCAAGATCCCGACGTGATTCTGGTAGGTGAAACTAGGGACTCGGAAACGGCTAAAACGGCAATTGAAGCTGCATTGACGGGACACTTGGTTTTAACCACCCTACACACTAACGATGCGGCTGGCGCGATCGCTCGTTTGGATGAAATGGGTGTCGAACCGTTTATGATCTCAGGAGCATTAGTTGGAGTACTAGCTCAAAGATTAATGCGTCGCGTTTGTAGTGAATGTCGTATTGCCTATACTCCTACACACGAAGAACTTTCTAGATTTGGTTTATCTGCTTCTAAAGAAGAAGAAATTACTTTTTACAAAGCCAACACGTTAGAACCAGAACAAATGCAGACTGCCAAATCTAACGGTAGTATCTGCAAAAAATGCAGTGGAGTTGGCTACAAAGGACGAGTTGGTGTTTACGAAGTAATGCGGAACTCAGAACGCCTTCAATCATTGGTTAACGAAGGTGCTAATACCGATCGCATCAAAGAAGCAGCAGTAGAAGAAGGCATGATCACCATCCTGGCGTATAGCCTGGATTTGGTTAAAGAAGGTCATACGACTTTAGAAGAAGTAGAACGGGTGACGTTTACCGACTCTGGTTTAGAAGCCGAACTCAAAGCCAAACGTAAAAGTGGTTTGGTTTGTCGTACCTGTAGCGCAGAATTACAGCCAGAGTGGTTGGATTGTCCTTACTGTATGACACCGCGTTTTAGTGACAACTAGCAGCACGAATTATTTTAGTTTTTAGCAATCTTTTAATGAGGAAAGAATTATGGATTTAATGATCGAAGACTATATGGAACAACTGGTAGAAATGGGTGGCTCTGATATGCACATTCAAGCCAGCGCGCCAATATATTTTCGCATTAGCGGTAAATTAACTCCTGTCGGAGAAGAACTCAATCCGCAAGAATGTCAAAAACTAATTTTTAGTATGCTTAATAACAATCAGAGAAAAGAATTAGAGCAGAACTGGGAATTAGACTGTTCCTACGGTGTTAAGGGTTTAGCGAGGTTTCGGGTCAATGTCTACAAGGAGAGGGGTTGCTATGCAGCTTGTTTGCGGGCTTTATCTTCTAAAATTCCTAATTTCGATCAATTAGGGTTGCCTGATGTAGTGCGTAACATGACTCAAAGACCCAGGGGTTTAGTGTTGGTGACGGGACCTACTGGTTCTGGTAAAACTACTACTCTAGCAGCAATGCTGGATCTGATTAACCGCACGCGAGCCGAGCATATTCTAACTGTAGAAGACCCTATTGAATATGTCTTTCCTAATATTAAGAGTTTGTTTCATCAACGACAAAAAAACGAAGATACCAAAAGTTTTGCCAATGCACTCAAAGCCGCACTGAGGGAAGACCCAGATATTATCCTGGTAGGAGAAATGCGGGATATGGAAACTATTTCTCTGGCAATTTCGGCAGCGGAAACGGGTCACTTAGTTTTTGGGACGTTACATACCAATTCGGCAGCAGGTACGGTAGACAGGATGATCGATGTATTTCCGTCGGGACAGCAAGCTCAGATTAGAGCGATGTTGTCTAATTCTTTAATTGCTGTGTTTAGTCAAAATTTAGTCAAAAAGCACAATCCCAAACCTGGGGAATTTGGTCGGGCGATGGCACAGGAGATTATGGTAGTTACTCCTGCAATTGCCAACTTAATCCGTGAAGGTAAAGCTTCTCAGGTCTATTCGGCAATTCAAACTGGAGCCAAAATGGACATGCAAACGATGGAACAAGCTCTAGCTAACTTAGTTAAATCTGGCACGATTTCTATAGAAGAAGGACTGGCAAAAAGTGCAAAACCAGACGAACTACAGCGTCTAGTTGCAGGCAGTGGTATGGGAATTACAACTAGTACTAAAGCTACTACAGCCAGAAGACGTTAAACTCGATTTTTTTTTCGATACATCTAAAATTAAAAATTTAAATATATTTGTATGCCTATATATGTAGCCAAAGTTAAAGACCATTCGGGAAAAATTCTTTCAGAGAAAGTAGAGGCTGCTTCTCCCGAACAGGCTCGTAGTATTTTGCAGAATCGTTATGTAGCGATTGGTAAAATTGATAAATCTGCTTTTGATTTCGATCTGTCTCAGATCGAGATGGCTTTGGCAAAAGTTACGGTCAAAGATAAAGCAGTATTCTCGCGGCAATTTTCAGTGATGGTGAATGCTGGTGTTGCTATTATTCGAGCTTTGGGAATTCTCTCGGATCAGGCTCCCAACATCAAACTCAAAAAAGCTCTGCTGGCAATTAGTGCTGAAGTACAGCAAGGTACGAGTCTTTCAGACTCCATGAGCAAACATCCACAGTGTTTTGACGATCTCTATGTGTATATGGTTGAGGCTGGAGAAGCTGGTGGGGTACTAGATGAAGTACTAATGCGTCTTTCTAAACTGTTAGAAGACATGGCAAAACTGCAAAACCAAATTAAATCAGCAATGGCTTATCCCGTTACAGTTGGTATTTTTGCCGTTGTCGCTTTTTTAGGAATGACGATCTTTCTAATCCCTGTTTTTGCAGGTATTTTCGAGCAGTTAGGTGCCGAACTGCCAGCTTTAACTAAATTTATGCTTTTTCTTAGTGCTACCTTGCGAAGTTGGAAGGCAATTATCCCCGTAGCAGTATTTATGATAGGAGGATTTTTATTCCGTAACTATTACAAAACTCCTATGGGAAAGTTGCAGATAGATACTTTAGCACTTAAAATGCCTTTATTCGGCGATCTGAATCAAAAAATTGCTGTATCTCGCTTTTGTAGAGTTTTTGGTACGCTTACTCGCTCGGGAGTACCAGTCCTCAACTGTTTTGATATCGTTTGCAACACTATTGGCAATCAGGTAATCGTTAATGCCGTACAGGCAGCCAAGAATGATATTCAGCAGGGGGGGATGATTTCTCTGGCAATTCAAAAAGAAAATGTTTTTCCGCCTTTAGCAATTCAAATGATCAGTATTGGGGAAGAAACTGGAGAACTCGACAGCATGATGGAAAAAGTTGCCGATTTTTATGAAGATGAAGTCGAGCAGGCAGTTAAAGCTTTAACTAGTATGATCGAGCCAATCATGATGGTCGGTATCGCCTTAATGGTAGGTACGATTTTACTTTCGATGTATCTACCTATGTTCTCTATCTTCGACCAGTTAGGTTAATTTCTAAGTTTTTTCCCAATGAGCGTAACAAAATCCGATTACGAAACTTTACTGGCTGAGTATTGTAGCTCTCTAGGAGCGATCGCACTACTCAGACAGTATAGTCCTTATTTTGAAATGCTACCGAGCATTCACCAACCAGAACAAAGTTTAATTACCATTCCTTTACCTATAGTCCGCATTCGTCGCTCGGATTTACAGTTGGATCCATTAAAACCTAAAATTGAAACGCGGGCTACCAGACTGCCATGCGATTTGGGAATTTTGACCTGCGATCCTCAATGGCAAATTAAACTGGATACAGAAATTTTGATTTTTATTCATCGTCCAGAAGAAGATTTTTCCGATTTAATCGATCGCTGGCGACAAACTCAAGTTTATTTAGACCGTGATTATGAATGGCTGATGCCCGCAAATAAACAACATATGTTTAGCGAAGCCGCAGGACAGGTTCGACCTTTATTTGTGATTTTTGAGGCTACTAGCGATCGCATAAAACAAGGATTGTCTGGTGCTGGTTTCCCTTTTGTGGTTCATTCGCTAGTGACTAATGAAGTCGGCATTTTAACTGATGTTTAAAGCGATCGCCAAAAATAACGTTATAACTGTTATACAGCCAGACTAAAGTAGACGATGAAACTTAGGTTCTTTTTGTAACGATTTAACTATTTGTTTGATTTCTTGAGTACGGTTTTTATTAACTACAAGCGTAACATCGCCGTCGCGTACAATTGCTACATCTGTCAGTCCAATAGTGACAATTAACTCACTATCGTTACTGCTATAAATAATTGTATTTTTGGTGTCTTTGCCAATGTGCGTTGCTAATTCTACATTTTCGCGATCGCCTTTTAACAAACGTTCTACACCATTCCAGTCGCCCAAATCGTCCCAACCGAAGTTAGCTGGTAAAACGTAAGCTAGCTTGGTTTTTTCCATCAAAGCATAGTCGATACTTTCTTTTTTTAATTGTCCATAAGCATCTTTACCTCGTTCGATTAGAGGTTTGATTATTTCGGGAGCATAGGTTTTTAACTCATTTAAGACTACGCCAGCTTTAAAAATAAACATGCCACTGTTCCAACTGTATTCGCCCGTATCGATAAAAGACTTGGCGGTTTGGCGATCGGGTTTTTCAGTAAAGCGGTTTACTTTATACACTGGTAAATTGTTAAAGTTGCTTACTTCCTGTCCCTGTTTGATGTAACCATATCCAGTAGAAGGACGATCTGGCTTAATGCCTAAAGTAACAATCGCTGCTTCATTTTGAGCTTGAGAGATTGCTGCTTCTAATGTTTGTTGGTACGCTTTTTCGTCTCCAATCCAATGATCGGCAGGAAAAAATCCTAAAACTGCGTCTTCTCCTTGTTGCTTAGTAACTTCTAAAGTTGCCCAAGCTACCGCAGGTGCTGTATCTTTACCCTCTGGCTCTACTAAAATATTAGACTCTGGTAAATCTGGTAGTTGCGCTCTTACACCATCTGCAACGACTGCTGAGGTAATAACCCAAAGATTAGACCAGCCACCTGCCAAATCTAACAGACGATTAGCTGTAGCCTGCAATAAACTGCGATCGCTACCATCGAGACATAATAGTTGTTTGGGTTTTTTAAGGCGGCTAACAGGCCAAAAACGTTCTCCTTTGCCACCTGCCAAAATAATCGGTATTAGTTTTGTGTCCATTAGTTTTTCGGTGCAGATCGTAATTATTTTTTTGATTGTTTCGGCTTAATCAATGAGTTTTTAGATAACTAACAAAATCTTGTTAATCATAGTATATGTCTCAGCCATTAATTTGTCGTTCTCTATTAGATATTTTCTACCAGTCATGATGAGAGCTTGAAATAAAAAACGCCCCCCACTTTCGTGGAGAGCATTTTTTTATTTAGTTATTCTAGTTATTCAGTTGTTTGGTGTTTAGCCTTCAATCGCAGGTGCGTTCATTGCTACAGGAGTAGCTTCGGCACTAGCAAGGTCTAAGGGGAAGTTGTGTGCATTACGCTCGTGCATTACCTCAAAACCAAGGTTGGCTCTGTTGAGTACGTCTGCCCAAGTGTTTACAACTCTTCCTTGAGAATCCATTACCGACTGGTTGAAGTTGAAACCGTTCAAGTTGAACGCCATCGTACTGATTCCCATTGCGGTGAACCAAATACCGATTACAGGCCACGCTCCTAAGAAGAAGTGTAAACTGCGGCTATTGTTGAAAGACGCATATTGGAAAATCAAGCGACCAAAATAACCGTGTGCGGCTACGATGTTGTAGGTTTCTTCTTCTTGTCCGAATTTGTAACCGTAGTTCTGTGACTCGGTTTCGGTTGTTTCTCTTACCAAAGAAGAGGTTACCAAACTACCGTGCATGGCAGAGAATAATGCTCCACCGAATACGCCTGCTACACCTAACATGTGGAAGGGGTGCATCAGAATGTTGTGTTCGGCTTGGAACACGAACATGAAGTTAAACGTACCAGAAATACCTAATGGCATTCCGTCAGAAAAGCTTCCTTGTCCTAAAGGATAGATTAGGAATACTGCTGTGGCAGCCGATACTGGTGCTGAATAGGCTACGCAGATCCAGGGTCGCATTCCTAGTCTGTAGGATAGTTCCCACTGACGTCCTAAGTAGGAGAAGACTCCGATTAGGAAGTGGAAGACGATTAGCTGATAAGGACCACCGTTGTACAGCCACTCATCTAATGAGGCTGCTTCCCAGATGGGATAGAAGTGTAGTCCAATTGCGTTTGAGCTTGGTACTACTGCTCCCGATACGATATTGTTACCGTACAGTAATGAACCTGCTACTGGTTCTCTAATGCCGTCGATGTCTACAGGCGGTGCTGCGACGAAGGCGATTAGGAAACAGGTGGTTGCTGCTAGGAGTGTGGGGATCATTAGGACACCGAACCAACCGATATAAATGCGGTTGTTGGTGCTGGTTACCCACTGACAAAAGTTCTCCCAAGCACTGCGATTTTCGCGAGTTCTTAGTGTAGTTGTCATGTGTGTTTATAATTCCTTTGTAATTTATACAATTATCGAAGTGAATAAAATTCTTCGATATCTTAATATTAGTGATTATCTTTAGTTTTGTAAAGTATTTTAACTAAATATTGTCTAATGCAACTTATTAATAAAACTTATCTTTAAAAATATGAATAAGGTCGTTACTTATAGCCCCGCTTATACATTAGTTCCTACATATGAATGTTTTAATCGCTGTAGCTACTGCAATTTCAGAGTAGATATTGGAAAAGATATCTGGTTAACTATTTCAGCAGCAAAAAATAAGCTAAAAAATCTACCATCTACACAAATAGCTGAAATATTGGTTCTTAGTGGCGAAGTTCATCCAGCTTCTTCTCGAAGAGCTTCCTGGTTTGAGAGAATCTATCAGTTATGTGAGTTAGCACTATCAATGGATTTTCTGCCACATACCAATGTCGGTCCATTGAGTTGGCAAGAAATGAAGCAATTGAAACAAGTTAATGTTTCATTGGGTTTGATGTTAGAACAGTTAAACCCTAAATTTCTGACCACCGTACATCGGCAAGCACCAAGTAAAAAACCAGAACTGCGCTTACAGCAGTTAGAATGGGCAGGAAAACTAAAAATTCCTTTCACTACAGGTTTGCTATTGGGAATTGGCGAAACTAAAGCAGACCGCCAAGAAACTTTAGAGGCGATCGCCAATATCCATCGAAAATGGGGCAACATTCAGGAAGTTATTTTGCAACCTCATAGTGTAGGAAGCAGACAACAACTAAATGCTCCCAGTTTTACTCCTCACTTATTGGTGGAAACGATCGCTCAAGCTCGCGCAATTCTACCTGATAGTATAGCCATTCAAATACCACCAAATTTAGTTACGCCTCAATTTTTCTGGGATTGTTTGGCAGCAGGAGCAACAGATTTAGGAGGAATAAGTCCGAAAGATGAAGTTAATCCAGACTATCCCCATCCTACAAAAGATTACCTTGAGAAAATTTTAGAGCCTGCTGGCTGGCAGCTAAAACCTCGTTTGCCAGTGTATCAACAGTATTATTCTTGGCTATCACCTGCTTTACAAAGCGCAGTTAAAGCTAAGGCAAAAGCTCTGAAATGCTTTTAAATTGAAAGTAATTTACAGAGTGAAAATTAAAAAATTATGTTTGAAGTTGCAAAAGAACAAAAACAGTACGAAACTTTTATTCTTAAAGATAAATCGGCAGGCTCGGAAATAGAGGTAGTACCAGAAAGAGGGGGAATTATTTCTCGCTGGCGCGATCGCGATGGAGAAATTTTTTATTTGGATACACAGAGATTTGCCAATCGAGAACAAAGCGTACGTGGTGGCAATCCCATACTGTTTCCAATTTGTGGCAATTTAATAAATGACACTTACACTTACCAGGGACGAGAATACAAACTAAAACAACATGGATTTGCTCGCGATCTACCCTGGCAAGTAACAGCAACTAAAACTAATGATTGTGCAAGTATTACTATCGCTTTGAGTAGTAACGATAAGACTCTCGCTGTTTATCCGTTTGAATTTGAACTAGTTTTTACCTATCAGCTACAGGGTAATAGTTTGACAATACTCCAGCAATATACCAACAAGTCTCAAGAAGTAATGCCGTTTTCGGCTGGTTTTCATCCTTATTTCGCAGTGACGGACAAAGAGCGTTTAGAATTTGATATTCCTAGCGATCGCTACACAGAAAAAGAAAGTCAAGAAACTCATGCTTTTGATGGTAATTTTGATTTTAAACGAGAAGAAATTGATGTGGCATTTACTTCGCTTCATAGACAGTCAGCAACATGGCGCGATCGCTCGACAAATAGACAGATAGTTATTGACTGCGATCGCTTTTACAATACTTTGGTTTTTTGGACTGTAAAAGGCAAAGATTATATTTGCCTCGAACCCTGGAGCGCACCGCGTAACGCTTTAAACACAAAAGATCGGCTAACCTACATCGAACCTGGAAGTACGTTCGAGTCTGTTTTAAAGTTGGTTTGCAGTTCTTTGTAAGATTTTGCTCGATTTTTTTCAAAATCTATGTTAAATTTAATAACCGTGCGAACAAAACGCTATTTGTTCGAGGGTCGCTAGCTCAACGGTAGAGTACTCGGCTTTTAACCGATTGGTTCTGGGTTCGAATCCCAGGCGACCCATAATTGTTGTTTACACAGTATTTTGTCG
It contains:
- a CDS encoding type IV pilus twitching motility protein PilT — protein: MDLMIEDYMEQLVEMGGSDMHIQASAPIYFRISGKLTPVGEELNPQECQKLIFSMLNNNQRKELEQNWELDCSYGVKGLARFRVNVYKERGCYAACLRALSSKIPNFDQLGLPDVVRNMTQRPRGLVLVTGPTGSGKTTTLAAMLDLINRTRAEHILTVEDPIEYVFPNIKSLFHQRQKNEDTKSFANALKAALREDPDIILVGEMRDMETISLAISAAETGHLVFGTLHTNSAAGTVDRMIDVFPSGQQAQIRAMLSNSLIAVFSQNLVKKHNPKPGEFGRAMAQEIMVVTPAIANLIREGKASQVYSAIQTGAKMDMQTMEQALANLVKSGTISIEEGLAKSAKPDELQRLVAGSGMGITTSTKATTARRR
- a CDS encoding type II secretion system F family protein, with translation MPIYVAKVKDHSGKILSEKVEAASPEQARSILQNRYVAIGKIDKSAFDFDLSQIEMALAKVTVKDKAVFSRQFSVMVNAGVAIIRALGILSDQAPNIKLKKALLAISAEVQQGTSLSDSMSKHPQCFDDLYVYMVEAGEAGGVLDEVLMRLSKLLEDMAKLQNQIKSAMAYPVTVGIFAVVAFLGMTIFLIPVFAGIFEQLGAELPALTKFMLFLSATLRSWKAIIPVAVFMIGGFLFRNYYKTPMGKLQIDTLALKMPLFGDLNQKIAVSRFCRVFGTLTRSGVPVLNCFDIVCNTIGNQVIVNAVQAAKNDIQQGGMISLAIQKENVFPPLAIQMISIGEETGELDSMMEKVADFYEDEVEQAVKALTSMIEPIMMVGIALMVGTILLSMYLPMFSIFDQLG
- a CDS encoding mannose-1-phosphate guanylyltransferase, producing MDTKLIPIILAGGKGERFWPVSRLKKPKQLLCLDGSDRSLLQATANRLLDLAGGWSNLWVITSAVVADGVRAQLPDLPESNILVEPEGKDTAPAVAWATLEVTKQQGEDAVLGFFPADHWIGDEKAYQQTLEAAISQAQNEAAIVTLGIKPDRPSTGYGYIKQGQEVSNFNNLPVYKVNRFTEKPDRQTAKSFIDTGEYSWNSGMFIFKAGVVLNELKTYAPEIIKPLIERGKDAYGQLKKESIDYALMEKTKLAYVLPANFGWDDLGDWNGVERLLKGDRENVELATHIGKDTKNTIIYSSNDSELIVTIGLTDVAIVRDGDVTLVVNKNRTQEIKQIVKSLQKEPKFHRLL
- the psbA gene encoding photosystem II q(b) protein — translated: MTTTLRTRENRSAWENFCQWVTSTNNRIYIGWFGVLMIPTLLAATTCFLIAFVAAPPVDIDGIREPVAGSLLYGNNIVSGAVVPSSNAIGLHFYPIWEAASLDEWLYNGGPYQLIVFHFLIGVFSYLGRQWELSYRLGMRPWICVAYSAPVSAATAVFLIYPLGQGSFSDGMPLGISGTFNFMFVFQAEHNILMHPFHMLGVAGVFGGALFSAMHGSLVTSSLVRETTETESQNYGYKFGQEEETYNIVAAHGYFGRLIFQYASFNNSRSLHFFLGAWPVIGIWFTAMGISTMAFNLNGFNFNQSVMDSQGRVVNTWADVLNRANLGFEVMHERNAHNFPLDLASAEATPVAMNAPAIEG
- the cofG gene encoding 7,8-didemethyl-8-hydroxy-5-deazariboflavin synthase subunit CofG, with amino-acid sequence MNKVVTYSPAYTLVPTYECFNRCSYCNFRVDIGKDIWLTISAAKNKLKNLPSTQIAEILVLSGEVHPASSRRASWFERIYQLCELALSMDFLPHTNVGPLSWQEMKQLKQVNVSLGLMLEQLNPKFLTTVHRQAPSKKPELRLQQLEWAGKLKIPFTTGLLLGIGETKADRQETLEAIANIHRKWGNIQEVILQPHSVGSRQQLNAPSFTPHLLVETIAQARAILPDSIAIQIPPNLVTPQFFWDCLAAGATDLGGISPKDEVNPDYPHPTKDYLEKILEPAGWQLKPRLPVYQQYYSWLSPALQSAVKAKAKALKCF